One genomic segment of Rhizorhabdus phycosphaerae includes these proteins:
- a CDS encoding cobyric acid synthase — MAALMLQGTGSDVGKSVLVAGLCRALVRRGLSVRPFKPQNMSNNAAVTIDGGEIGRAQALQAIACRVQPHSDFNPVLLKPQADRTSQLIVHGKVRGTLGAANFREARRPLLDEVMQSFRRLEQDCDVVVVEGAGSPAEINLRAGDIANMGFARAAGVPVLLVGDIDRGGVIAAIVGTRAVIDPDDAAMIRGFIINKFRGDPILFEDGYRQIEALSGWKGHGVLPWVAAVARLPSEDAVILERDGRPGRRDRLLVACPIIPRIANFDDLDPLKAEPAVELVMVPPGRPLPAEAALVVLPGSKATIADLAAFRAEGWDIDLRAHVRRGGHVLGLCGGYQMLGRSIEDPEGIEGPAGRVEGLGLLEVGTRLAPHKVLREVGGIALGARLKGYEMHMGVTRRSAGVLPFVRFDDGGEDGAVDPSDRIFGSYVHGLLAEGAFRAALLHRLGAASDGLDHGQRVDAALDELAQAIERHLDVSAMVELARASGSRTA; from the coding sequence ATGGCTGCGTTGATGCTGCAGGGCACGGGATCGGACGTGGGCAAATCGGTGCTCGTCGCCGGGCTGTGTCGCGCGTTGGTCAGGCGGGGGCTTTCGGTGCGTCCGTTCAAGCCGCAGAACATGTCGAACAACGCCGCTGTCACGATAGACGGGGGCGAGATCGGGCGGGCCCAGGCGTTGCAGGCGATCGCCTGTCGCGTCCAGCCCCACAGCGATTTCAACCCGGTGCTGCTGAAGCCGCAGGCGGACCGGACCTCGCAGCTGATCGTCCATGGCAAGGTCCGGGGAACGCTGGGCGCGGCCAATTTCCGCGAGGCGCGCCGACCGCTCCTCGACGAGGTGATGCAGAGCTTCCGGCGGCTCGAACAGGATTGCGATGTGGTCGTGGTCGAAGGCGCCGGGTCGCCGGCCGAAATCAACCTGCGCGCCGGCGACATCGCCAATATGGGCTTTGCGCGGGCCGCCGGAGTGCCGGTCCTGCTGGTTGGCGATATCGACCGCGGTGGGGTGATTGCCGCGATCGTCGGCACCCGGGCCGTGATCGATCCGGACGACGCGGCGATGATCAGGGGCTTTATCATCAACAAATTCCGGGGCGATCCCATCCTGTTCGAGGATGGCTACCGCCAGATCGAGGCGCTGTCGGGGTGGAAGGGCCATGGCGTGCTGCCCTGGGTAGCGGCGGTCGCGCGACTGCCGAGCGAGGACGCAGTCATTCTCGAGCGGGACGGCCGGCCAGGGCGGCGCGACCGCCTGCTTGTCGCCTGTCCGATCATCCCCCGTATCGCCAATTTCGATGACCTCGATCCCCTGAAAGCCGAGCCGGCTGTGGAACTCGTCATGGTTCCGCCCGGGCGTCCGCTGCCGGCGGAGGCGGCGCTGGTCGTGTTGCCGGGTTCGAAGGCGACGATCGCCGACCTCGCCGCGTTCCGTGCCGAAGGCTGGGACATCGACCTGCGCGCCCATGTGCGGCGGGGCGGGCACGTCCTCGGCTTGTGCGGGGGCTATCAGATGCTCGGGCGGTCGATCGAGGATCCCGAGGGGATAGAGGGTCCGGCGGGGCGGGTCGAAGGGCTGGGCCTGCTCGAAGTCGGAACCCGCCTCGCCCCGCACAAGGTTCTGCGCGAAGTGGGCGGGATCGCGCTGGGCGCGCGGCTAAAGGGGTATGAGATGCATATGGGCGTGACGCGCAGATCGGCCGGGGTGCTGCCCTTCGTTCGCTTCGACGACGGCGGCGAGGATGGCGCGGTCGATCCATCCGACCGCATCTTCGGCAGCTATGTCCATGGGCTGCTGGCAGAGGGTGCTTTCCGGGCGGCATTGCTGCACCGCCTAGGCGCAGCATCGGACGGGTTGGACCACGGACAGCGCGTCGACGCCGCACTGGACGAACTGGCCCAGGCGATCGAACGGCACCTCGACGTTTCGGCTATGGTCGAGCTGGCGCGGGCGAGCGGAAGCAGGACGGCATGA
- the cobU gene encoding bifunctional adenosylcobinamide kinase/adenosylcobinamide-phosphate guanylyltransferase — MTVQHLLVIGGARSGKSRYAQQRAEATGLRLFFIATAQAFDAEMRDRIDRHQADRGADWETIECPLALAEAVVAHAAEDAVLLVDCLTLWTSNLILSDADCISATTRLVAALERARGPVILVTNEVGLGIVPDNALARRFRDEAGIVNQRVAAAVAEVQLLTAGIPLRLKG; from the coding sequence ATGACCGTGCAGCATCTGCTCGTGATCGGAGGAGCGCGGTCAGGCAAGAGCCGTTACGCCCAGCAACGTGCGGAAGCGACGGGCCTACGTCTGTTCTTCATCGCGACGGCACAGGCTTTCGACGCCGAGATGCGCGATCGGATCGATCGCCATCAAGCCGATCGTGGCGCGGACTGGGAGACCATCGAATGCCCGCTCGCGCTGGCCGAGGCGGTTGTGGCGCATGCGGCCGAGGACGCCGTGCTGCTGGTCGACTGCCTGACCTTGTGGACCAGCAATCTGATCCTGTCCGACGCGGATTGCATCTCTGCTACGACCCGTCTCGTCGCGGCCCTCGAACGGGCACGGGGGCCGGTCATCCTCGTGACCAACGAGGTCGGCCTCGGTATCGTGCCCGACAATGCGCTGGCCCGGCGTTTCCGGGACGAGGCCGGCATCGTCAACCAGCGCGTCGCGGCAGCGGTGGCGGAAGTCCAGCTTTTGACAGCGGGGATCCCGCTGCGCCTGAAGGGTTGA
- a CDS encoding flavin monoamine oxidase family protein, with translation MTVNRRQFLYSGLAAGAAIGLPRMALAAEKADVVIIGAGLSGLRSAEMLVEQGLKVVVLDANTRVGGRVQTVQTVDGPIDVGASQVGRGYARVLDACQRHGLKLMSEDRDLLTFGSHFAGQWIDGKAWSGNPLNQCVGDERNIPPNLIGQALSSKYNPLQELDDWLNPRFAEYDISLRELLTRKGHSAQAIELAAYSAPGIGIDETSVLRMWQEEVRGRIDRRIGEAEASDDKGPKREHPFGEANDHRSVGGLSAINNIVGGCSALPLAMAAKLGDRVRLGKRAIGIALSDAGGTVTCSDGSVYSGRFLICTIPFSMLREVEITGSPNPIARQAITTMPYANTARLYVTVERPFWKEDGLPPSISSDGPMGMFWAIDNHGGEGAHRGMFVLVGRTAQAVSALDRAEAEAMLLGELARLRPASKGAIRVATWKDWLRDPLQRGCGFSLAPGQVNGFARDMIKPWQVMHFAGEHTRRTDFGMESAMESAERAAIEVLERTA, from the coding sequence ATGACCGTCAACCGTCGCCAGTTCCTCTACTCCGGTCTCGCCGCAGGCGCGGCTATTGGGTTGCCGCGCATGGCGCTGGCTGCCGAGAAGGCCGACGTCGTCATCATCGGCGCCGGGCTTTCGGGTTTGCGCTCCGCCGAAATGCTCGTCGAACAGGGCCTCAAGGTTGTGGTGCTCGATGCCAATACCCGCGTCGGCGGTCGGGTCCAAACCGTCCAGACGGTCGATGGTCCGATCGATGTGGGGGCGAGCCAGGTCGGTCGCGGCTATGCGCGCGTTCTCGATGCCTGCCAGCGGCATGGGCTCAAACTGATGAGCGAAGACCGTGATCTGCTGACCTTCGGAAGCCATTTCGCCGGCCAATGGATCGACGGCAAGGCCTGGTCGGGCAATCCGCTTAACCAGTGCGTCGGAGATGAGCGCAACATCCCGCCGAACCTGATCGGTCAGGCGCTATCGTCGAAGTATAATCCGCTTCAGGAACTGGACGACTGGCTCAATCCGCGTTTTGCGGAGTACGACATCTCGCTGCGCGAACTGCTGACCCGGAAGGGGCATAGCGCTCAGGCTATCGAGCTGGCGGCTTATTCCGCGCCGGGGATCGGGATCGACGAGACCTCGGTGCTGCGGATGTGGCAAGAGGAGGTACGCGGCCGGATCGACCGGCGCATAGGCGAGGCGGAGGCGAGCGACGATAAAGGGCCGAAGCGCGAACATCCCTTCGGCGAAGCCAACGACCACAGGTCCGTAGGGGGGCTGTCGGCGATCAACAACATCGTCGGCGGATGCAGCGCGCTGCCACTCGCGATGGCCGCAAAGCTGGGCGATCGGGTGCGCCTCGGCAAGCGCGCGATCGGCATCGCGCTGTCCGACGCGGGGGGGACCGTGACGTGCAGCGACGGCAGCGTCTATTCCGGCCGCTTCCTGATCTGCACCATTCCCTTTTCCATGCTGCGCGAGGTCGAGATCACGGGCAGCCCCAATCCGATCGCGCGGCAGGCGATTACGACCATGCCTTATGCGAACACCGCACGGCTCTACGTCACCGTCGAGCGCCCCTTCTGGAAGGAGGACGGCTTGCCGCCATCGATCTCCAGCGACGGACCAATGGGCATGTTCTGGGCGATCGACAATCACGGCGGGGAGGGCGCGCACCGCGGCATGTTCGTCCTTGTCGGGCGCACGGCGCAGGCGGTTTCGGCACTGGACCGCGCGGAGGCGGAGGCGATGCTGCTAGGCGAACTCGCCCGTCTGCGCCCTGCGTCCAAGGGTGCGATCCGGGTTGCGACATGGAAGGACTGGCTGCGCGATCCGTTGCAGCGCGGCTGCGGATTCAGCCTCGCGCCGGGTCAGGTCAACGGCTTCGCCCGCGACATGATCAAGCCGTGGCAGGTGATGCACTTTGCCGGCGAACATACCCGACGGACCGATTTTGGCATGGAATCGGCGATGGAAAGCGCCGAACGTGCCGCGATCGAGGTCCTCGAGCGCACCGCTTGA
- the cbiB gene encoding adenosylcobinamide-phosphate synthase CbiB gives MADPVALVALMLDAALGWPDRLYRWLGHPVGGFARLIALCERRWNRPELGDQRRRLLGMLSVLLLVAVVGAGLALMEGVLRSLMGSLTWIAFALLAFPGLAQRSLFDHVRPVARRLAEGDLPAAREAVGRIVGRDVDELDPAGVARAAIESLAESLCDGVVAPLFWLLVGGLPGLWIYKAVNTADSMIGHREARWRAYGWAAARLDDGLNLVPARISGMLLCIAGAGGWRTLWRDHGNHASPNAGWPEAAMAGALGLRLAGPLRYDGVMLDKPWIGSGRTDATGADIDRALRLYVRACGLLWIVAGGIAWLR, from the coding sequence ATGGCTGACCCCGTTGCGCTCGTCGCGCTGATGCTGGACGCGGCCCTCGGATGGCCCGACCGGCTATATCGATGGCTGGGTCATCCGGTCGGTGGCTTCGCCAGGCTGATCGCCCTGTGCGAGAGACGGTGGAACCGCCCTGAGCTTGGCGACCAAAGGCGTCGCCTGCTCGGCATGCTGTCGGTGCTGCTTCTCGTGGCGGTCGTCGGCGCTGGTCTGGCGTTGATGGAAGGGGTCCTTCGATCGCTGATGGGATCGCTCACCTGGATCGCCTTTGCGCTGCTGGCATTCCCCGGGCTCGCCCAGCGCAGCCTGTTCGACCATGTGCGGCCCGTCGCACGCCGTCTCGCAGAGGGCGACCTGCCTGCGGCGCGCGAGGCGGTCGGCCGGATCGTCGGCCGCGACGTCGATGAGCTGGACCCCGCCGGCGTCGCGCGGGCGGCGATCGAGAGCCTGGCCGAGAGCCTTTGCGACGGCGTGGTCGCTCCGCTCTTCTGGCTGCTGGTGGGCGGACTGCCGGGCCTGTGGATCTACAAGGCGGTCAACACCGCCGACAGCATGATCGGCCATCGCGAGGCGCGCTGGCGTGCCTATGGCTGGGCGGCGGCGCGTCTGGACGACGGGCTGAACCTCGTGCCGGCCCGCATCTCGGGAATGCTGCTCTGTATCGCGGGCGCGGGTGGATGGCGGACGCTGTGGCGCGACCATGGCAACCACGCCTCGCCCAATGCGGGCTGGCCCGAGGCGGCGATGGCGGGCGCGCTGGGCCTGCGCCTGGCGGGCCCCTTGCGCTACGACGGCGTCATGCTGGACAAGCCCTGGATCGGCAGCGGCCGCACCGACGCGACCGGAGCGGACATCGACCGGGCACTGCGCCTTTATGTCAGGGCGTGCGGGCTTCTTTGGATCGTGGCGGGAGGTATCGCATGGCTGCGTTGA
- a CDS encoding DUF3089 domain-containing protein: protein MKFRRIAVMMAGMAAIAAPAAEPLAPDYAQGRYWSAVNSLPQGVAPNTALRGVDVFWIHPTTTRSTTDYNHDPLDPTVLKWTEESAVQRQASAFSACCRIFAPRYRAATTKALMDPTRREAAFALAYSDIERAFDWYLAHENKGRPFIIAGHSQGGAHSASLLEKRIKGTALQGQLVAVYIIGINLMDGDLAPRFAGVPLCSEPAQTGCFVQWNSILAESDVAPTLKAYAAAFAAQNGGRVGGSPLCVNPVTFDRRRPVSPAAEAKGAVVGNPGFGAMGPLRAGAVAAECRDGLLIVRPAAELALKPLPGGSMHFHDVGLFWADLSANAALRARTWLKTHKRH from the coding sequence ATGAAGTTTCGACGGATCGCGGTCATGATGGCAGGCATGGCGGCAATAGCAGCGCCGGCAGCCGAGCCGCTTGCCCCCGATTATGCGCAGGGCCGCTACTGGAGCGCGGTGAATAGCCTGCCGCAGGGCGTCGCGCCGAACACCGCCCTACGCGGCGTCGATGTCTTCTGGATCCATCCGACCACGACCCGCTCGACGACCGACTACAACCATGATCCGCTTGATCCGACCGTCCTGAAATGGACGGAGGAGAGCGCCGTTCAGCGGCAGGCGAGCGCCTTTTCCGCTTGCTGCCGCATTTTCGCGCCGCGCTACCGGGCGGCGACCACGAAGGCGCTGATGGACCCGACGCGCCGCGAGGCCGCCTTTGCATTGGCCTATTCCGATATCGAGCGAGCGTTCGACTGGTATCTGGCGCATGAGAACAAGGGGCGACCTTTCATCATCGCAGGGCACAGCCAGGGTGGAGCTCACAGCGCGTCGCTGCTTGAGAAGAGGATCAAGGGAACCGCGCTGCAAGGGCAACTGGTTGCGGTCTATATCATCGGCATCAACCTGATGGACGGTGATCTCGCCCCGCGCTTCGCTGGCGTTCCGCTGTGCTCGGAACCGGCGCAGACGGGGTGCTTCGTCCAGTGGAACTCGATCCTCGCGGAAAGCGACGTGGCGCCGACCCTCAAGGCCTATGCCGCAGCCTTCGCCGCGCAGAATGGGGGCCGGGTTGGGGGGAGCCCCCTATGCGTGAACCCGGTCACCTTCGACCGGCGTCGCCCGGTCTCGCCAGCGGCCGAAGCGAAGGGGGCGGTCGTCGGCAACCCCGGCTTCGGCGCGATGGGGCCTCTCAGGGCGGGAGCCGTCGCCGCCGAATGCCGGGATGGCCTGCTGATCGTGCGGCCTGCGGCCGAACTGGCGCTCAAGCCGCTGCCGGGAGGATCGATGCATTTTCACGATGTCGGCCTGTTCTGGGCCGACCTTTCCGCCAATGCCGCGCTTCGCGCCCGCACCTGGCTCAAGACGCATAAGCGCCATTAA
- a CDS encoding alpha/beta hydrolase family protein has product MMIDRRNLLVGAGALFAAAPLCASANKPVAERRFTLSGPGGREISVSEWRPQRRVKALVLFSHGAASSPRFYEALFAPWLDAGFHILAPLHVDSTEHPRLKDFPGLASWKARIEDMRALSAHVGDRPWIAAGHSYGGLVALTMGGAAAIPPAGIDGPLSDPKARAVVAFSPPAPIPVLCTAEGYGKLAVPALIQTGTKDIVPGITSIDGEGWRSHLVPYEAAAPGGDRYGLVLEGVDHYFGGAICRYDLPGPRQVERLADAASISALFIDAHGRRDPTAARRLNALVTDALPRRLLHK; this is encoded by the coding sequence ATGATGATCGACCGTCGCAACCTTCTGGTCGGTGCCGGGGCGCTCTTTGCGGCTGCCCCACTTTGCGCCTCTGCCAATAAGCCCGTCGCGGAGCGCCGGTTCACGCTGAGTGGGCCGGGGGGGCGCGAGATCAGCGTCAGCGAGTGGAGACCGCAGCGACGCGTCAAGGCGCTGGTGCTGTTCAGTCATGGGGCAGCCTCGTCACCCCGCTTCTACGAGGCGCTGTTCGCGCCCTGGCTCGACGCCGGCTTTCACATTCTGGCACCGCTGCATGTCGATTCCACGGAGCATCCAAGGCTCAAGGATTTTCCGGGTCTGGCCAGCTGGAAGGCCAGGATCGAGGATATGCGGGCGCTGTCAGCCCATGTCGGAGATCGCCCCTGGATCGCAGCGGGACACTCCTATGGCGGGCTCGTCGCGCTGACCATGGGCGGTGCGGCGGCCATTCCGCCCGCGGGGATCGACGGACCCTTGTCCGATCCCAAGGCCCGCGCCGTCGTCGCCTTCAGTCCGCCAGCGCCGATTCCGGTGCTCTGCACGGCCGAGGGCTACGGCAAGCTTGCGGTTCCTGCGCTGATCCAGACGGGAACGAAGGACATCGTACCGGGTATCACGAGCATCGACGGCGAGGGCTGGCGCAGCCATCTCGTGCCTTATGAGGCGGCTGCGCCGGGCGGCGACCGCTATGGCCTGGTGCTGGAAGGCGTCGATCATTATTTTGGCGGCGCGATCTGCCGATACGATCTTCCGGGACCCAGGCAGGTCGAGCGGCTTGCCGATGCGGCGAGTATTTCAGCGCTGTTCATCGATGCCCATGGCCGCCGCGATCCTACGGCTGCGCGGCGCCTGAACGCGCTAGTGACCGATGCGCTGCCGAGGCGGCTTCTTCATAAATAG
- a CDS encoding alpha/beta hydrolase has product MMRNILAMMALVLAAPIAAQPTEGELPPMPVWPKGPPAMKGWPGLAKVPVQEEARDNGETLWNVTIPTLQPFLPDPARANGMAVVVAPGGGFRLLAINHEGTRVARWLAARGVAAFVLKYRLIQSPPGETNEAMRKRVQETLAPGVGGDPGVEDALEALRIVRANAKTWRIDPHRVGIMGFSAGGHVAGMAMFAAEPRDRPDFAGLIYGFPFGSTNPPIPPANLPFPEGTPKEPWLQPKPVPAPGRLPPMFLAMAQDDLAVGVGFRSFYDQLFAAGYRPEVHLYERGAHGFGMATRGTTADHWIDEFGWWLDTEIKGK; this is encoded by the coding sequence ATGATGCGGAATATTCTGGCCATGATGGCGCTTGTCCTCGCAGCGCCGATCGCCGCCCAGCCCACCGAAGGGGAATTGCCGCCGATGCCCGTGTGGCCGAAAGGCCCGCCGGCGATGAAGGGCTGGCCCGGGCTGGCCAAGGTTCCGGTCCAGGAAGAGGCGCGCGACAATGGCGAGACGCTGTGGAACGTGACCATTCCGACATTGCAGCCCTTTCTGCCTGACCCGGCCAGAGCCAATGGCATGGCGGTGGTGGTCGCTCCGGGAGGAGGCTTCCGCCTGCTGGCCATCAACCATGAAGGCACCCGCGTGGCCCGCTGGCTTGCCGCACGAGGCGTTGCGGCATTCGTACTCAAATATCGTCTGATCCAGTCGCCCCCCGGCGAGACCAACGAGGCGATGCGCAAGCGCGTGCAGGAAACGCTGGCACCGGGTGTCGGCGGCGATCCGGGCGTGGAGGATGCGCTGGAGGCTCTCCGGATCGTGCGGGCCAATGCAAAGACATGGCGGATCGATCCGCATCGCGTCGGCATAATGGGCTTTTCGGCGGGCGGGCATGTCGCCGGTATGGCGATGTTCGCGGCTGAGCCCAGGGACCGGCCCGACTTTGCGGGGCTGATCTATGGTTTTCCATTCGGATCGACCAATCCGCCGATCCCCCCGGCCAATCTGCCCTTCCCGGAGGGAACACCGAAGGAGCCGTGGCTCCAACCCAAGCCTGTTCCCGCACCCGGGCGCCTTCCTCCGATGTTCCTCGCCATGGCGCAGGACGATCTGGCAGTCGGGGTCGGCTTTCGCAGCTTCTACGACCAACTTTTCGCGGCCGGCTATCGGCCTGAAGTCCACCTCTACGAGCGTGGCGCTCATGGCTTCGGCATGGCGACGCGCGGCACAACCGCGGACCACTGGATCGACGAATTCGGTTGGTGGCTCGATACGGAGATCAAAGGCAAATGA
- a CDS encoding c-type cytochrome: MLKLIAPLLALAALSAPAQAQDAAAGKRAFLKCAACHSIKPGDPNKIGPNLSGVVGRKAGSATGFRYSAAMKAKGAGITWDAATLDKWLTRPSAVIPGTSMAFGGIPNPAERAALIAYLKKPQP, encoded by the coding sequence ATGCTGAAACTCATTGCCCCTCTTCTCGCTCTCGCTGCGCTATCGGCGCCGGCACAGGCGCAGGATGCCGCTGCGGGCAAGCGCGCCTTCCTCAAATGCGCCGCGTGCCATTCGATCAAGCCGGGCGATCCGAACAAGATCGGCCCAAATCTGTCGGGGGTGGTCGGTCGCAAGGCGGGTTCCGCGACGGGCTTCCGCTATTCGGCGGCGATGAAGGCAAAGGGCGCCGGAATTACATGGGATGCCGCGACGCTCGACAAATGGCTGACCCGTCCGTCGGCGGTTATCCCCGGCACCTCGATGGCCTTTGGCGGCATTCCCAATCCCGCCGAGCGCGCGGCGCTCATCGCCTATCTCAAAAAGCCGCAACCCTGA
- a CDS encoding MFS transporter, with protein MGDAPGLTDKPVRPWAIRAGSFLVPVAHAAGQNVVTVLGLRYLTDNLGMAAGAAGLIFAGVKIYDGFLDPAVGAWSDNALTRWGRRLPFLMAGGIAMPLGLAMLFGIPDFGSILATQIFVTLALALHASGFTLLTIPGFAMVIESSADPHERTRLMAWRTYGNAVGTLLGSTLPAWMLARTGADRAGHLAMALTVGAVVLIATSLAVRLLSTAPRTVAAPDAPRGVDLGRQARLAWANRPFRILALAHVLLLFGTAIGSAALAYFSRHVLKVGDGLLGTYFMASTVALVVSMPAWVRLSRSVGKKPCYIAAMGLFAASHLSWMWAVPGEGQVAIITRALVSGLAGGGMILCAYAMLSDAVRWDYVQSGQRREGAFAGFTTLFDKLSSAAALAAMGAFLSAMGYVPSAAAGAVQGEGAILAIRLCVSAIPAAAMGAAILAVLRYDLDPVKLAAAEAAMMPHAETVR; from the coding sequence GTGGGCGACGCGCCAGGCCTGACCGACAAGCCAGTACGACCCTGGGCCATTCGTGCCGGGTCGTTCCTCGTCCCGGTGGCTCATGCCGCCGGCCAGAATGTCGTGACGGTCCTGGGACTGCGCTATCTGACCGATAATCTCGGCATGGCTGCAGGAGCAGCCGGGCTGATCTTTGCCGGCGTGAAGATCTATGACGGGTTTCTCGATCCTGCGGTGGGCGCGTGGAGCGACAATGCCCTAACCCGCTGGGGCAGGCGGTTGCCTTTTCTGATGGCCGGCGGCATCGCCATGCCGCTCGGGCTCGCAATGCTTTTCGGTATTCCGGATTTCGGTTCGATCCTTGCCACCCAGATCTTCGTCACGCTGGCCCTCGCGCTGCACGCCTCAGGCTTCACCCTGCTGACGATACCCGGTTTCGCGATGGTGATCGAAAGCTCCGCCGATCCTCATGAGCGCACGCGGCTGATGGCGTGGCGGACCTATGGCAATGCGGTGGGGACGCTGCTCGGGTCGACGCTTCCTGCCTGGATGCTGGCGCGGACGGGTGCGGACCGCGCAGGGCATCTCGCCATGGCCCTGACGGTGGGTGCGGTGGTCCTGATCGCCACCTCACTGGCTGTCCGCCTGCTGTCGACTGCCCCGCGCACCGTCGCGGCGCCCGATGCTCCGCGCGGCGTCGACCTTGGCCGGCAGGCGCGTCTGGCCTGGGCCAACCGGCCTTTCCGCATCCTCGCACTGGCGCACGTCCTGCTGCTGTTCGGTACCGCCATCGGGTCGGCCGCACTGGCCTATTTCAGCCGGCATGTGCTCAAGGTCGGCGACGGACTGCTGGGTACCTATTTCATGGCGTCCACCGTGGCCCTGGTCGTCTCCATGCCGGCCTGGGTTCGGCTGTCGCGCTCGGTCGGAAAGAAGCCCTGCTATATCGCCGCGATGGGCCTGTTCGCGGCGTCGCACCTCTCGTGGATGTGGGCCGTTCCCGGAGAAGGACAGGTCGCGATCATCACCCGCGCCCTCGTGAGTGGTCTTGCAGGCGGAGGCATGATCCTTTGCGCCTACGCCATGCTGTCGGACGCGGTACGCTGGGATTATGTGCAGAGCGGGCAGCGGCGGGAGGGCGCCTTCGCCGGTTTCACGACCTTGTTCGACAAGCTCTCTTCTGCCGCCGCGCTTGCTGCGATGGGCGCTTTTCTGTCCGCCATGGGATATGTCCCTTCGGCTGCAGCCGGCGCCGTCCAGGGCGAGGGCGCCATTCTTGCGATACGGCTGTGCGTGTCCGCTATCCCGGCCGCTGCCATGGGCGCCGCGATACTGGCGGTGCTCCGCTATGACCTCGATCCAGTGAAGCTTGCCGCGGCCGAAGCGGCGATGATGCCCCATGCGGAGACAGTCCGATGA
- a CDS encoding DUF1330 domain-containing protein: MHHPGVEPTPAWFIITAHVHDREPFMSRYSPATAKLAEAMGGKYIVRGRGGQVLEGEGPDGAGGIVIEWPDRETALRFWNSPEYAEVKKLREGLADISVMLVEG, from the coding sequence CTGCATCATCCAGGAGTCGAGCCCACGCCCGCATGGTTCATCATCACCGCCCATGTTCATGATCGCGAACCCTTCATGTCGCGCTATTCGCCTGCGACGGCCAAGCTCGCGGAAGCGATGGGCGGCAAATATATCGTACGCGGCCGCGGCGGGCAGGTGCTGGAAGGCGAGGGGCCGGACGGCGCGGGCGGCATCGTCATCGAATGGCCCGACCGCGAGACCGCGCTGCGCTTCTGGAACTCGCCCGAATATGCCGAGGTCAAGAAGCTGCGCGAGGGACTGGCAGATATCAGCGTGATGCTGGTCGAGGGCTGA
- a CDS encoding class I SAM-dependent methyltransferase, with translation MLNTFQQADHPILPKATADEAARQEFAKSFKGFIQSTLLPGLTPVYQTRVAKKFERTHGRPPADRRDIRSGMVEDIYFQHYAAANRIAQELLWESVNGSIDRQLPDLIAKARELSAAAKAQLVIPEGFTPPRYVTALDIHCMPGGYCSEVCQDDVSVGALYDRGVYLYAMGYTGPNNDDMGRSVVNYLKRHMPEFKPRRILDMGCTVGHSTLPYKELFPEAEVWGIDVGGPCVRYAHARAAGMGLEVNYAQMNAEETSFPDGHFDLVVSHILLHETSGKAMPKIFAEAHRVLAPGGLMIHADLPPFDLMDPFTQFILDNETWYNNEPFWGAMRDMDQFALAEKAGFDRADVRFDTAPMAVMEFAAAAEGYSQEASEAVAEREFTAGEFAPGGGWEVLIARKPMDRKMAA, from the coding sequence GAGCTTCAAGGGCTTCATTCAGTCCACCCTGCTGCCCGGCCTGACCCCGGTCTATCAGACGCGCGTCGCCAAAAAGTTCGAGAGGACGCACGGCCGCCCGCCCGCCGATCGCCGCGACATTCGCAGCGGCATGGTCGAGGATATCTATTTCCAGCATTATGCCGCCGCGAACCGCATAGCCCAGGAATTGCTATGGGAGTCGGTCAACGGTTCGATCGATCGCCAGCTGCCCGACCTTATCGCCAAAGCCCGCGAACTGTCCGCAGCCGCAAAGGCCCAGCTGGTAATCCCCGAGGGCTTCACGCCGCCGCGCTATGTGACTGCGCTCGACATCCACTGCATGCCCGGCGGCTATTGCAGCGAGGTCTGCCAAGACGATGTCTCGGTCGGCGCTCTCTATGATCGCGGCGTCTACCTTTACGCGATGGGCTACACCGGCCCGAACAATGACGACATGGGCCGCTCGGTGGTGAACTACCTCAAGCGCCACATGCCCGAGTTCAAGCCGCGCCGAATCCTCGACATGGGCTGCACGGTCGGCCACTCGACCCTGCCCTATAAGGAGCTCTTCCCCGAGGCCGAGGTCTGGGGCATCGACGTCGGAGGCCCGTGTGTGCGCTACGCCCATGCCCGTGCGGCCGGGATGGGCCTCGAGGTCAACTATGCGCAAATGAACGCGGAGGAGACGAGCTTCCCCGACGGCCATTTCGACCTCGTCGTCAGCCACATCCTGCTGCATGAAACGTCCGGCAAGGCCATGCCCAAAATCTTCGCCGAGGCGCATCGCGTGCTCGCACCGGGGGGCCTGATGATCCACGCGGATCTCCCGCCGTTCGATCTGATGGACCCGTTCACCCAGTTCATCCTCGACAACGAGACCTGGTATAATAACGAGCCCTTCTGGGGCGCGATGCGCGACATGGACCAGTTCGCGCTGGCCGAGAAGGCCGGCTTCGACCGCGCCGACGTGCGCTTCGATACCGCGCCCATGGCGGTGATGGAATTTGCTGCGGCTGCCGAGGGCTATAGCCAGGAAGCGAGCGAAGCGGTGGCCGAGCGCGAGTTCACCGCCGGCGAATTCGCCCCCGGCGGCGGCTGGGAAGTGCTGATTGCCCGCAAGCCGATGGACAGGAAAATGGCGGCATGA